The Amycolatopsis sp. DG1A-15b genome window below encodes:
- a CDS encoding NAD(P)H-binding protein, translated as MTILVTGATGSVGRLVVDELVAAGVPVRALTVDPDRARLPAAAEVVVGSLARPSTLPVALKGVSAVYLAPMARTVGRFCELASGAGVERVVALSGSSVGDEHEGSSGHEYAAVEVAVRAAGFDWTFLRPGAFMNNTLDWAPMVRAGEVAMAYGDATQTPIDLGDIAAVAARVLVSAGHTGRTYVLSGPEAISLRGQVETLASVLGREIRFRELTPAEQRAQWIGYGIPETAVDWLLEGFEETLRHPQAPTGVVEELLGRPGTTFAEWVAARREVFA; from the coding sequence TGCGGGCGCTGACCGTCGACCCGGACCGCGCCCGGCTGCCCGCCGCGGCCGAGGTGGTCGTCGGGTCGCTGGCGAGACCGTCGACGCTGCCGGTTGCGCTCAAGGGCGTCTCGGCGGTGTACCTGGCGCCGATGGCGCGGACCGTCGGGCGGTTCTGCGAGCTGGCTTCCGGCGCCGGTGTCGAGCGGGTGGTGGCCTTGTCGGGCAGCAGCGTCGGGGACGAGCACGAGGGCTCCAGCGGGCACGAGTACGCCGCCGTCGAGGTCGCCGTCCGGGCCGCCGGGTTCGACTGGACCTTCCTGCGGCCCGGCGCGTTCATGAACAACACGCTCGACTGGGCGCCGATGGTCAGGGCGGGCGAGGTCGCGATGGCCTACGGCGACGCGACGCAGACGCCCATCGACCTCGGTGACATCGCGGCGGTGGCCGCCCGGGTGCTGGTCTCGGCCGGGCACACCGGCCGGACGTATGTCCTCAGTGGACCGGAGGCGATCAGCCTGCGCGGGCAGGTCGAGACACTGGCATCGGTACTGGGCCGGGAGATCCGCTTCCGTGAGCTGACCCCGGCGGAGCAGCGCGCGCAGTGGATCGGTTACGGCATCCCGGAAACGGCCGTCGACTGGCTGCTCGAAGGCTTCGAGGAAACCCTGCGGCACCCGCAGGCGCCGACCGGCGTCGTCGAGGAGCTGCTGGGGCGGCCGGGCACGACGTTCGCGGAGTGGGTGGCCGCCCGGCGCGAGGTGTTCGCCTAG